A window from Anser cygnoides isolate HZ-2024a breed goose chromosome 1, Taihu_goose_T2T_genome, whole genome shotgun sequence encodes these proteins:
- the LSM8 gene encoding LSM8 homolog, U6 small nuclear RNA associated isoform X1 — MTSALEGYINRTVAVITSDGRMIVGTLKGFDQTINLILDESHERVFSSSQGVEQVVLGLYIVRGDNVAVIGEIDEETDSALDLGNIRAEPLNSVVH; from the exons GCTACATCAACC GTACTGTCGCAGTAATAACTTCTGATGGAAGAATGATTGTG ggaACCCTCAAAGGTTTTGATCAGACCATTAACTTGATTTTGGATGAGAGCCATGAACGAGTGTTCAGTTCTTCACAAGGAGTTGAGCAAGTAGTGCTGGGATTATACATTGTACGAGGTGATAATGT tgctgtcatTGGTGAGATTGATGAAGAGACAGATTCAGCTCTTGATTTGGGGAACATTAGAGCAGAACCTTTAAATTCAGTTGTGcattga
- the LSM8 gene encoding LSM8 homolog, U6 small nuclear RNA associated isoform X2, translating into MLIVLFQMSLNISLMSYQGTLKGFDQTINLILDESHERVFSSSQGVEQVVLGLYIVRGDNVAVIGEIDEETDSALDLGNIRAEPLNSVVH; encoded by the exons ATGTTAATAGTGCTGTTTCAGATGTCTCTGAACATTTCCTTAATGAGCTACCAG ggaACCCTCAAAGGTTTTGATCAGACCATTAACTTGATTTTGGATGAGAGCCATGAACGAGTGTTCAGTTCTTCACAAGGAGTTGAGCAAGTAGTGCTGGGATTATACATTGTACGAGGTGATAATGT tgctgtcatTGGTGAGATTGATGAAGAGACAGATTCAGCTCTTGATTTGGGGAACATTAGAGCAGAACCTTTAAATTCAGTTGTGcattga